In Acidobacteriota bacterium, the DNA window CAGAGTAGGCGAACGGTGATGAACCTGGCGTTACTGGCCTTGACCAAGTGGCTGCGGTTCATCACCGCTTCAGACTTTTTCGCGCTCATTTTTTGTGGTTGATCATTTCCTTGATGTCGGCAAACAGTATCTTGGTGATCTGGCCGTCGGCGCCCAGGACTTTGACCGCCGGTTTACTGAATGGCTGCGTGCTGCGCAAGTTGTCAATTTTACCGCGCACGCTGCGTCCGTCGTTGGTGCGTATCTCGACGTCATCGCTGTCGAGCATACCTTGTAATTTCTCCATCATCGTAAAAAAATCTGCCACGGTCTTCTCTCCCCTACTTGTGATGTGGTTTGTGGCCTGGGGCTTTCCCGCCGCCTTCTCTCTAAATTTCAAATCAAAATAAGCCGGTCATTTGTGTCCAAACGAGCTGCGCCGTCTGGGTCGCTTTCTCTTTCACCACCTCATCAAACCCGAACAGCAGCGCCAAAGCTTGAATTCCGTTATAAACGAAATGCGTCGCAACACCTGGCAGAATGCTGCCAGTCGCCGCGCGCAAGAGCGTGAGCACCAGACTCAATAACACAATCGTCGAAATCGCCGCCCAACTACCCCAGTACTGCGGCACGTGTACCAACGCAAATAAAAGAGTGGCGCCGCTCACGCCGCCGGCCATTCCCCAATTCCGCGCCAACCCCGGATAAAGCACGCCACGATACACAACCTCTTCAACCAACGGGGCTGACAGCACGGCGAGCAGGGCCGTCAACACGCGCACACTCATGCCGAGTTTCATCAACTTTTCCAGGTCGGTTTCCTGATGCGGCAGGATTTTCGAAAACAGAATCGCCACGCCCATCATCAACGCCGCCAAGGCGGTGGCATGCGCCCATTTGAATTGCGGATGCCAGCCCCAGCCCATGCTCTGCCAAAACGGACGTTGCCCCCGTTTCGTCACCACAAACCAACAAACTGCCAGTGTCAATAAATGTGCCGGAATCGCCGCCGCCAAGGACAGCATCGCCAGCAACCAATCAATCTGCATTTCTCTGGGCAACTTGCCCGTGCGTGAAACTTGCAGGGCAAAATAGATGACCATCGCGATGAGCTGCGTGCCAAACAGTAACGCAACGCTCACCGCCCAGGTCAACAACCCAGTACCAGCCCCCCAGCCTGCCGCTGGCGGCTCTGCCGAAGCCGTTTCGGCCAGTGCGTGCGCGCCTGGTTGACGAACTGTGGCGCAATGCGGGCAGGCTTCAGCAAATCCTGTTTCAAAGAGTTGCCCACAAGCTGAACAGTAATTCACTGCGGTTTCCATAAGTATTCCGACTTGCCCACTGCCTTCTATCAGGTGGATAAGCATCCGGCCACGGCCTCACCAACCACCATCGCCACTCTACACACGGGCATCAGGGGCGTCAAACCTTGCCTGTCGCACCTGAAAGCCGTTCGGCCCACAACAGCGCGATCAGCGTTTTGGAGTCTTCAATCTCGCCGCGCAGCGCCATTTGCACAGCTTCGGCCAAGGGCAAATAAACGACTTCAACCAACTCATCCTCATCCAATTGCTGCGCCGCAGGCTGCAAATCAGTGGCCAAATAGAAGTAAAGCCTCTCTGCGCAAAACCCCGGCGTCGTATAGAACTCGCACAGCTTTTCCATCCGTCCGGCGCGCCAGCCGATCTCTTGTTCAACCTCGCGCGTGGCGCATTCCAACGGCGTTTCGCCCGGCTCTAATTTCCCTGCCGGTATCTCTAGCAACTCCCTGCCCGCCGGATGCCGGTATTGCCGCACCAACGCCACGCGCCCATCGTCAAAGACCGGTAACGCGCCCGCGCCGCCGTGGTGGCGCACGACTTCGCGGACGATCTCCAAGCCGTTCGCTTCACGCAAGCGGTCGCGCACAACTTCGAAAACCAGTCCTTCGAAAATCGTTTCGGTGGTAAGCAGTTGGCGTGTCATCCGGCGTTTCTCTTGGCAAAGTTAGTAGTTGAACCGCAGTTCGTCCACGCCACGCAGCACGCTAGGAAGCGTGCGTACCCAGGGTTACAGCGGTTTTGGTTTATCGAACACAATCGTCTCGCGGTACGTCGCATAGGTTGCGCGCCCGTTCAGCTTGGCCGGATTGAAGCGGTATTGCCGGAAGGCTTCGATAGCTTTGTTGTTGTAAGCGGAATCGGGCGTGTCGAGCACCCGCACGTTGGTGACGCGGCCTTCGGGTGTAACGACGCCTTCCAGCGTGATCGAACCGCGCGGCGTCGCACCCGGCGGAAATTTGACCGGCTGACGATTGACCAGCGTCGGCAGTTCAAAGGTATCGCTGGAACTCAACTCGACCTTTGAGCCATAGGCGTCAGTCGGACGCGAGATGTCAGACGGCCGGTTCTGCAAGCCTTTGGCGACGATGATCGCGGGCGTCACCGTGATCAGCAAGGCGCGCGCTTCGGGCACCGACTCCATGCCCTCCGGCCCTTTGAATTCGCGGATGCCGAAGCCGCCGCGTTCGCCGCGCAGCATGACCGTCTCATAGTTATTGGCCGAGATGCTGGTGAATTCCATCAAGACCTGATTGCCGTATTGCACCTTGAGGTCGAAGCTGACTTCTTCGCGCGTGATCAGGCGCGGCGTCACCGTCAACGTGAACGGTTTCTCGTTCATCGGTTGCGTGTCGGTGAACGGCTCGCCCTCACGTAACCCGACCGAGGGGCGCAGGTGGCGCAACTTCATGTCTTCCGCGCCAAAGGTGCGCGTGATGTATTCGATCTCTTCGTCAGAGGTCGAGACGGTTTGTTTGAGCTTGGTCACCAAACCGAATTTCTTCGATTTCAAATCATCGAATTGATAGACAGCAATCGTGACACCAACACCGTAATCGGATTTTTTGAGCAGTTGCGCCTGTGCTGTAGTAGGCAATAGGCCGTAGGCCGTAAACAATAAACAGCCTAGCAACCAGCGTAACGCGGCAATACTTTGTCGCTCCATCACCCCGTCATCCTGTCGTTTCATTTGAATCATCTCGCTTCTCCTCCAACAACAACTGATAAGCTTCATTTTTAGAAATGCCGCGCAACCGCGCCGCCTGCTTCAACGCCTCATTGCGGCTCAAATCCAGTTCGCGCATTAACTCTTCAAGCTGTTCCGCAATCGAGCCGGACACGCCCGTTGCCGCATTATCGGCACGCCATCCCGCGATGACAAGCACCAGTTCGCCGCGCGGTTCTTGTTCAACAAAACGTTCAACCAAGGCGCGCAACGTTCCGCACGCAAATTCCTCGTGCAACTTGGTCAGCTCGCGCGCAACCACGGCCTGCCGGTCGCCCAGAATTTCCAGTGCATCAGCCAGCGTTTCGCGCAAGCGGTGCGGCGCTTCGTAAAGAACGAGCGTGGCGCGCTGGGTTTGCAATTCCTCAAAGCGCGCCCGCCGAGCCTGCTGTTTCGGTGGCAGGAAGCCCGCAAACAAAAACGCATCCGTCGGCAAGCCGGATGCAATCAAGGCCGTAATCAATGCCACTGGCCCTGGAATCGGGACGACCGCAATGCCCCGCTCAATCGCCGCCGTCACGAGGCGATAGGCCGGATCGGAAATGCCGGGCGTCCCTGCATCGCTGACCAGCGCGATGCTCGCGCCTTGCGCTATGCGCTCAACTAACTCAGCCGCTCGTTCGCGTTCGTTATGTTCGTGGTAACTGACCAGCGGTTTGCTGATACCGAAGTGTTGCAACATTCGCCCGGTGTGGCGCGTGTCTTCGCAAGCGATCAGGTCAACCTCACGCAAAATGCGCAAGGCGCGCAGCGTAATGTCTTCCAAATTCCCAATTGGCGTGGCAACCAGATAGAGCGGCATAACCGAGAGCGAAGAAAGAATGAAGCAAAGGGTGAATTTCAGCCTTTGCTTCATTCTTCCTTCGAGATGCCATCATTCAAATTCGGATCCTTCCACACCCAAATCCCACCCTTGATGCCGTAAGTGTTCGAGACGACTTCGATGTCGTGCGTCAATTTGAAGGAGAGATTCGCGGCATTGCCGCCGCCCAAATACAGCCGGTCGAAATTCGTCAGCGTGCGGAAGTAATCAATCGCCATCTGCACGCGTTTGTTCCAGCGCCGTTTGCCGACTTCTTTGAACGCACGGTTGCCGAGTTGTTCTTCGTAGGTCTCTCCTTTGCGAAACGGGATGTGCGCCAATTCCAAATGCGGAGCCAACCGTCCATCTTCAAACAATGCCGAACCGAGGCCGGTGCCGAGCGTCAGCACCAACTCTACGCCTTTGCCTTTGATCGCGCCGAGGCCCTGCATATCGGCGTCGTTGATGACGATGACCGGTTTGCCGGTCAGCTTTTGCAAGGCGATTTGCAGGTCGAAACCTTTCCAACCTTGCGGATCGAGATTGACGCCTGACAGCGTGCGCCCGTGCCGTACCACGCCAGGGAAGCCGGCTGAGATGCGGTCATAGGGCGGCAATTGCGCGGTCAACTCTTTGAACTTTTCCAGCAAGACGCGCGGCGGACAGGGCTGCGGCGTATCCACGCGCACACGCGCCGTCAGCATCTCGCCCTGTTCATCCAGGATCGAAGCCTTCAACCCCGAACCACCGATGTCGAAAGCGAGCGTCTTGATACCTTGGTAATCCAGCGGCGCGGGTGGCGCGGTGATGATGAGGGCAGCAGGCGCGGTCTTCGAGCGTGCTTTCTTGGCAGCCTGCTTGGGGGCCGTCTTCCTAGTATTTTTGGGCGCAGCTTTGCGGGCCGGTTTCGTTTTCTTCTGTTTCGTCGTAGGCATTCAACTCTCCGAAATTTGGATTGCTTTGCGTTGGCGCTGCATTGCGTTTGTGCGTAAAATCGCGGCGCTCGGAATATAACTGAATCATCACCAATTGCGAAGAGGAACGAGATCATGCAAATCGCTCGTTGGAAC includes these proteins:
- a CDS encoding CPBP family intramembrane metalloprotease, yielding METAVNYCSACGQLFETGFAEACPHCATVRQPGAHALAETASAEPPAAGWGAGTGLLTWAVSVALLFGTQLIAMVIYFALQVSRTGKLPREMQIDWLLAMLSLAAAIPAHLLTLAVCWFVVTKRGQRPFWQSMGWGWHPQFKWAHATALAALMMGVAILFSKILPHQETDLEKLMKLGMSVRVLTALLAVLSAPLVEEVVYRGVLYPGLARNWGMAGGVSGATLLFALVHVPQYWGSWAAISTIVLLSLVLTLLRAATGSILPGVATHFVYNGIQALALLFGFDEVVKEKATQTAQLVWTQMTGLF
- a CDS encoding NUDIX hydrolase translates to MTRQLLTTETIFEGLVFEVVRDRLREANGLEIVREVVRHHGGAGALPVFDDGRVALVRQYRHPAGRELLEIPAGKLEPGETPLECATREVEQEIGWRAGRMEKLCEFYTTPGFCAERLYFYLATDLQPAAQQLDEDELVEVVYLPLAEAVQMALRGEIEDSKTLIALLWAERLSGATGKV
- the rsmI gene encoding 16S rRNA (cytidine(1402)-2'-O)-methyltransferase, which produces MPLYLVATPIGNLEDITLRALRILREVDLIACEDTRHTGRMLQHFGISKPLVSYHEHNERERAAELVERIAQGASIALVSDAGTPGISDPAYRLVTAAIERGIAVVPIPGPVALITALIASGLPTDAFLFAGFLPPKQQARRARFEELQTQRATLVLYEAPHRLRETLADALEILGDRQAVVARELTKLHEEFACGTLRALVERFVEQEPRGELVLVIAGWRADNAATGVSGSIAEQLEELMRELDLSRNEALKQAARLRGISKNEAYQLLLEEKRDDSNETTG
- a CDS encoding TonB family protein, which translates into the protein MIQMKRQDDGVMERQSIAALRWLLGCLLFTAYGLLPTTAQAQLLKKSDYGVGVTIAVYQFDDLKSKKFGLVTKLKQTVSTSDEEIEYITRTFGAEDMKLRHLRPSVGLREGEPFTDTQPMNEKPFTLTVTPRLITREEVSFDLKVQYGNQVLMEFTSISANNYETVMLRGERGGFGIREFKGPEGMESVPEARALLITVTPAIIVAKGLQNRPSDISRPTDAYGSKVELSSSDTFELPTLVNRQPVKFPPGATPRGSITLEGVVTPEGRVTNVRVLDTPDSAYNNKAIEAFRQYRFNPAKLNGRATYATYRETIVFDKPKPL
- a CDS encoding ROK family protein — its product is MPTTKQKKTKPARKAAPKNTRKTAPKQAAKKARSKTAPAALIITAPPAPLDYQGIKTLAFDIGGSGLKASILDEQGEMLTARVRVDTPQPCPPRVLLEKFKELTAQLPPYDRISAGFPGVVRHGRTLSGVNLDPQGWKGFDLQIALQKLTGKPVIVINDADMQGLGAIKGKGVELVLTLGTGLGSALFEDGRLAPHLELAHIPFRKGETYEEQLGNRAFKEVGKRRWNKRVQMAIDYFRTLTNFDRLYLGGGNAANLSFKLTHDIEVVSNTYGIKGGIWVWKDPNLNDGISKEE